A window of the Haloquadratum walsbyi C23 genome harbors these coding sequences:
- a CDS encoding HVO_A0114 family putative DNA-binding protein has protein sequence MTQNILIVTVESIGAVQQRTSEAFTQALTGDAVGEEAPYRLSFETTDQLAQVFTPRAIDLLQAIAQEEPASIREAARVVDRDIKQVSENLERLEGYDVVEFVAEGRAKRPIVPYDEIDIQLPLRETAERDAASV, from the coding sequence ATGACACAAAACATCCTTATTGTGACTGTTGAATCGATCGGTGCCGTCCAGCAACGCACTTCTGAAGCATTCACGCAGGCACTCACCGGCGACGCAGTTGGAGAGGAGGCTCCCTATCGTCTAAGTTTCGAAACTACCGACCAGCTGGCGCAGGTCTTCACACCGCGCGCTATCGACCTTCTTCAGGCGATTGCACAAGAAGAGCCCGCGAGCATCCGCGAGGCCGCTCGGGTCGTCGATCGAGACATCAAACAAGTTTCGGAAAATCTTGAACGGCTCGAAGGATACGATGTCGTTGAGTTCGTTGCTGAGGGGCGAGCCAAGCGTCCCATCGTCCCATACGACGAAATTGACATCCAACTCCCGCTCCGGGAGACTGCAGAGCGGGATGCTGCCTCGGTGTGA
- a CDS encoding toxin-antitoxin system TumE family protein, whose translation MAPDDVRVLEDTERRFADGTVLRVRVLSVPESEKFPDGVKYRLHFGTEDETTLIRYDNSHGVHERHTSNGLDDDYRFPGYGAVQERFWTEIEQLREEKPSQDNNNP comes from the coding sequence ATGGCACCCGACGACGTGCGTGTGTTGGAAGACACGGAACGGCGCTTTGCGGATGGCACCGTTCTCCGTGTCCGCGTGTTGAGCGTGCCGGAGTCGGAGAAATTCCCGGATGGTGTCAAGTACCGGCTTCATTTCGGTACTGAAGACGAGACGACGCTAATACGGTATGACAATTCCCACGGCGTCCACGAACGACACACGTCCAATGGACTTGACGACGACTACCGATTTCCCGGCTACGGGGCGGTCCAAGAGCGCTTCTGGACAGAGATTGAACAGTTGCGCGAAGAAAAGCCATCACAGGACAACAACAACCCATGA
- a CDS encoding sugar phosphate nucleotidyltransferase — protein MNAVTPVAGRGSRLGELTTDRPKGLVEVVGRPLLAHVFERAVNAGGDELVVIVGHEAAQIVDRFGDAFAGVPITYVHQREQVGLGHAVLQTKRHVDGIFLLLNGDNVFAGSVAPVVEEVSPEVAATTGVIKTDDQGRVTGMVEKPAEPSSTLVTTRCYVLLKGEFVRSRERSERPEPHRG, from the coding sequence ATGAACGCGGTCACCCCGGTCGCCGGGCGAGGGAGTCGACTCGGCGAACTGACGACGGACCGACCGAAGGGGCTGGTCGAGGTCGTGGGACGACCCCTGCTCGCGCACGTCTTCGAGAGGGCAGTCAACGCCGGGGGTGATGAGCTAGTCGTGATCGTCGGGCACGAGGCGGCCCAGATTGTCGACCGGTTCGGTGACGCCTTCGCGGGCGTCCCGATCACATACGTCCACCAGCGCGAGCAGGTGGGGCTCGGGCACGCCGTGCTTCAGACGAAGCGGCACGTTGACGGAATCTTTCTTCTTTTGAACGGCGACAATGTCTTCGCAGGGAGCGTCGCGCCCGTGGTGGAGGAGGTCTCACCAGAGGTCGCAGCGACGACCGGCGTGATCAAGACGGACGATCAGGGACGCGTGACGGGGATGGTCGAGAAACCGGCCGAGCCGTCGTCGACGCTCGTCACGACCAGGTGTTACGTGCTTCTGAAAGGCGAGTTCGTGCGGTCGCGCGAACGCTCCGAACGCCCCGAACCGCATCGTGGGTAG
- a CDS encoding DUF433 domain-containing protein, with amino-acid sequence MTIVRDDNVLGGEPRINGTRVGVRHVAARVIDGGQSPAHVADQFDLPLSDVYEALSYYYGHIKEMRDLERENEAAFNRVRELSLKPKETAQ; translated from the coding sequence ATGACTATCGTCCGTGACGACAATGTTCTCGGCGGTGAACCCCGAATCAACGGGACGAGAGTCGGTGTTCGCCACGTCGCTGCCCGGGTGATCGACGGCGGTCAGTCACCCGCTCACGTCGCAGACCAGTTCGATCTCCCGCTTTCCGACGTTTACGAGGCCCTATCGTACTACTACGGGCACATCAAAGAGATGCGTGATCTCGAACGAGAGAACGAAGCGGCATTCAACCGCGTTCGAGAGTTGTCCCTGAAGCCCAAAGAAACGGCTCAGTGA
- a CDS encoding type II toxin-antitoxin system VapC family toxin: MTVFVDTGVLYADHDQDASRHTAASAALDAVYDGEFGQPYVSDYIYDEAVTLTLKRGGAFIPARQLGAKLRGVDPYPKAYELLRVSAAVFQDAVDVFERYDDQALSFTDATTVALCRRHDINAVLSFDDDFDGVTERIDPRSV; this comes from the coding sequence ATGACGGTCTTTGTGGATACCGGTGTACTGTACGCGGACCATGACCAAGATGCGTCACGGCATACCGCCGCCAGTGCTGCTCTTGACGCCGTGTACGACGGCGAGTTTGGGCAGCCGTATGTAAGTGACTACATTTACGACGAGGCGGTGACGCTCACACTCAAACGAGGTGGTGCGTTCATCCCCGCACGGCAGCTCGGAGCAAAGCTTAGGGGGGTCGATCCGTATCCGAAGGCATATGAGCTGCTCCGTGTCTCAGCGGCAGTCTTTCAGGATGCTGTCGATGTGTTCGAACGCTACGACGATCAGGCGTTGAGTTTCACAGACGCCACGACGGTCGCGCTGTGTCGTCGTCACGACATTAACGCCGTGTTGAGCTTTGATGACGACTTCGACGGCGTCACGGAGCGGATCGATCCTCGTTCTGTGTGA
- a CDS encoding sugar phosphate nucleotidyltransferase yields the protein MNGDNVFTGSVAPAVEGVAEEDAALAVEEVSPAVTATTGVIETDETECVTGIVEKPTEPSTLVTTGCYVLPEDVFHACALLRPSVEDEYQLSEAVRLLMRAGYEVATVRVGGRVNVNTPADVERAAELVRGE from the coding sequence TTGAACGGCGACAACGTCTTTACGGGGAGCGTCGCGCCCGCAGTCGAGGGCGTTGCGGAGGAGGACGCGGCGCTCGCGGTCGAGGAGGTGTCGCCCGCGGTCACGGCGACTACCGGCGTGATCGAGACGGACGAGACGGAGTGCGTGACGGGGATCGTCGAAAAGCCGACAGAGCCGTCGACGCTGGTCACGACCGGGTGTTACGTCCTGCCGGAGGACGTCTTTCATGCGTGTGCGTTGCTCCGGCCGTCGGTTGAGGACGAGTACCAGCTGAGCGAGGCTGTTAGGTTGTTGATGCGGGCGGGGTACGAGGTGGCGACGGTTCGTGTCGGTGGACGTGTGAACGTGAACACGCCTGCGGACGTGGAGAGGGCGGCGGAGTTGGTGCGTGGGGAGTGA
- a CDS encoding UPF0175 family protein, with the protein MSSIDLPSDVLDAIAAPPEDREPIVRQELAVSLYREGYLSFGKARELAGLSKAEFHRLLGERGVE; encoded by the coding sequence ATGAGCAGCATCGATCTCCCGTCGGACGTGTTGGACGCGATCGCGGCACCACCGGAGGATCGCGAACCGATCGTCCGGCAGGAACTCGCGGTGTCGCTGTACCGGGAAGGGTATCTGTCCTTCGGAAAGGCACGAGAGCTAGCCGGTCTTTCGAAGGCAGAGTTCCATCGGCTCCTCGGAGAACGTGGGGTGGAGTGA
- a CDS encoding DUF7342 family protein — translation MLRASERRVRAVARTLRTPRTASWVAEETETTTKTAQKYLDQLVEDNVLQKTDRGSQTLYCVDQLMSSYREVATLQREHDREELADAIESMRARITEWEAEYDVESPSELLASVADVDTPDEAERRREIAGEWDHLADRLAIMKTALKEYDWATDRDEVPV, via the coding sequence GTGTTACGTGCTTCTGAAAGGCGAGTTCGTGCGGTCGCGCGAACGCTCCGAACGCCCCGAACCGCATCGTGGGTAGCCGAAGAAACAGAAACCACGACGAAGACGGCCCAGAAGTATCTCGATCAACTCGTCGAAGACAACGTCTTACAGAAGACCGACCGCGGGAGCCAGACGCTCTACTGCGTCGATCAACTGATGTCGAGCTATCGCGAAGTCGCAACCCTCCAGCGCGAGCACGACCGGGAAGAACTCGCCGACGCCATAGAGTCGATGCGGGCGCGGATCACAGAGTGGGAAGCCGAGTACGACGTCGAGTCGCCGAGTGAACTCCTCGCGAGTGTCGCTGACGTCGATACCCCTGACGAAGCTGAGAGACGGCGTGAGATCGCCGGCGAGTGGGACCATCTCGCTGACCGGTTAGCGATTATGAAGACAGCGCTGAAAGAGTACGACTGGGCGACCGACCGAGACGAGGTTCCGGTCTGA
- a CDS encoding NAD-dependent epimerase/dehydratase family protein — MSIIVTGGDGYLGWPTGLRIASETDDRVLLVDNLARREWVSEVGSVSATPIASMETRLTAAQEVHGLRNLSFVQGDLTDRSFVDELCQIHEPQVIVHTAAQPSAPYSQINGERANYTQQNNMQATRNLVFGLHENDLVDTHLIETTTTGVYGAPEFPIPEGGTVMEHQDSRDEVPFPAMAGSWYHMTKSHDAANLRLAHSQFDIPISDVRTAITYGAGTKETRVDDRLMTRFDFDYYFGVVAHRFAAQAVAGYPITVYGKGKQRKPFISLEDAVEGLTRLAVTESDERPDDHVVYNQVTRPISIVEMGTTIADVATEFGFNTDVEHFENPRDEDETHKMEIENDRYANLIGGQSVTFEEGIREVFETLTDCTERIKSHEDRFLPSVLEDRLAEEAE, encoded by the coding sequence ATGTCGATCATTGTCACTGGCGGCGACGGATATCTTGGCTGGCCGACTGGGCTTCGGATTGCATCAGAGACAGACGATCGCGTGCTTCTTGTCGATAATCTCGCTCGTCGAGAGTGGGTTTCCGAAGTTGGGTCTGTGTCAGCAACACCAATCGCCTCAATGGAAACCCGACTCACCGCCGCTCAGGAAGTTCATGGGCTGAGAAATCTTTCATTCGTCCAAGGCGACCTCACTGATCGTTCATTTGTGGATGAATTGTGCCAAATCCACGAACCACAGGTGATTGTGCATACTGCGGCACAACCGTCCGCGCCGTATTCACAGATTAATGGTGAGCGGGCGAATTATACACAGCAAAATAATATGCAGGCAACGCGGAATCTCGTGTTTGGCTTGCATGAAAACGACCTTGTCGACACACATCTTATTGAAACGACCACAACAGGTGTCTATGGCGCTCCCGAGTTCCCAATCCCAGAGGGTGGCACAGTGATGGAACATCAAGACAGTCGTGATGAGGTTCCATTCCCAGCGATGGCGGGATCCTGGTACCACATGACGAAAAGCCACGACGCTGCTAATCTTCGTCTTGCACACAGTCAGTTCGATATCCCGATTAGTGATGTTCGCACTGCAATCACGTATGGAGCTGGAACAAAAGAAACCAGAGTGGACGATAGACTCATGACTCGGTTTGATTTCGATTATTACTTTGGTGTCGTTGCACATCGATTTGCCGCACAAGCGGTTGCCGGATACCCAATTACGGTGTATGGAAAAGGAAAACAGCGGAAGCCATTCATCTCGCTTGAGGATGCTGTCGAGGGGCTGACTCGGTTAGCAGTCACTGAGTCTGATGAACGACCAGATGATCATGTTGTTTACAATCAGGTGACGCGACCAATCTCAATCGTTGAGATGGGAACGACCATTGCTGATGTCGCTACAGAATTCGGGTTCAATACCGATGTTGAACACTTCGAAAACCCACGGGATGAGGACGAGACACACAAAATGGAGATTGAAAATGACCGATATGCGAATCTGATTGGCGGTCAGTCTGTGACATTTGAAGAGGGAATTCGCGAGGTGTTTGAAACGCTTACAGATTGCACAGAGCGTATCAAATCACATGAAGATCGATTCCTTCCTAGCGTGCTTGAGGACCGATTAGCGGAGGAAGCGGAGTGA
- a CDS encoding HepT-like ribonuclease domain-containing protein, with amino-acid sequence MTAVLDYLDDILDGVEKIKRYTREMTYEEFVDDSKTVDAVLRNFEVIGEVAKNVPDEIRQEYDDVPWSEMTGMRDKLIHGYATVELQIVWTTIQEEVPSLGAQIESVRDEIE; translated from the coding sequence ATGACAGCGGTTCTGGACTATCTCGATGACATTCTTGACGGCGTCGAGAAGATCAAGCGATATACACGAGAGATGACCTACGAAGAATTCGTTGACGACTCAAAGACAGTCGACGCAGTACTCCGAAATTTTGAGGTGATCGGCGAAGTAGCGAAGAACGTTCCTGATGAGATCCGTCAAGAGTATGATGATGTGCCGTGGTCAGAAATGACTGGAATGCGTGATAAGTTGATCCACGGATACGCAACCGTCGAATTACAAATCGTCTGGACAACCATCCAAGAAGAGGTGCCAAGCTTAGGAGCACAGATCGAGTCCGTTCGAGACGAAATTGAATGA
- a CDS encoding DUF433 domain-containing protein has translation MGSENGRSHGSLSTEDRHEIRHDRPDHVFQIAARSFHDMGVVRDREHSDGAPTIEGTGIRVEDIASAYEHSGYSPDEITQLYPDLSLGDVHRALAYYYDHIDDFRTSSSEPASA, from the coding sequence GTGGGGAGTGAGAACGGTCGTTCCCACGGATCTCTCTCGACAGAAGACCGGCATGAGATACGCCACGATCGACCGGATCACGTGTTTCAAATCGCTGCTCGGTCATTCCATGATATGGGAGTCGTTCGGGATCGCGAACACAGTGACGGCGCGCCGACAATCGAGGGAACGGGAATTCGTGTCGAGGACATCGCTTCAGCGTACGAACACAGCGGGTACAGTCCTGACGAGATCACACAACTGTACCCTGATCTCAGCCTCGGCGACGTCCATCGAGCACTCGCGTACTACTACGACCATATCGACGACTTTCGGACCTCGTCTTCGGAGCCCGCCTCCGCATGA
- a CDS encoding DUF5615 family PIN-like protein codes for MTTAQILLDEHVGRVFDRLLRKRGHEVEQAKDRFGEYTTDDALLQWCADNSVVLVTNNVSDFEPLHRGHDHGRDTSLLRAGASRHRFRGAREDC; via the coding sequence GTGACGACCGCTCAAATCCTTCTTGATGAACACGTCGGTCGCGTCTTCGATCGACTGCTCCGGAAACGCGGACACGAGGTTGAGCAGGCGAAAGATCGATTCGGCGAATACACGACTGACGACGCGCTGCTACAGTGGTGTGCGGACAACAGTGTTGTTCTCGTGACGAACAATGTTAGCGACTTCGAACCGCTACACCGAGGACACGACCATGGCAGGGATACTTCTCTGCTACGAGCAGGCGCTTCCAGACACCGATTCCGAGGGGCTCGCGAGGACTGTTGA
- a CDS encoding TrmB family transcriptional regulator, with protein MNDSHQPSELLDAFELTEYEEQALRSLIELGRSTAPSLSEATGIPKARVYGVLDSLSDEGFIKIIPGRPKEYEAKPPAELLDQAIENERQEYASFKKQIEDIEEEFVETLAPIYERGRDEISTTEELFHVVDVGEPSERETRSIYRDATNCVHVITKSFEYFDAVEPAATDALERGCEIRVLFLDPELLEESNQAHQQRMRQHLNSSYPAIEYRFSAKRLPWRGTVVDPSLSYDSGAAVLLVEEEDIPLHNRQAAITDNASFVAGLERYFDLIWQYDTVDDHPNP; from the coding sequence ATGAATGACTCTCACCAGCCATCAGAGCTTCTCGATGCGTTTGAACTGACTGAGTATGAAGAACAGGCTCTCCGGTCGCTTATTGAACTTGGTCGCAGCACTGCTCCGAGTCTCTCAGAAGCGACAGGGATCCCAAAAGCCCGAGTCTATGGTGTTCTTGATAGTCTTTCCGATGAAGGCTTCATCAAAATAATCCCTGGGCGTCCAAAGGAATATGAGGCGAAGCCACCAGCAGAGCTTCTTGATCAAGCAATCGAGAACGAACGACAGGAATATGCCTCATTCAAAAAGCAGATTGAGGATATCGAAGAAGAGTTCGTTGAGACACTCGCGCCGATATATGAACGTGGACGAGATGAAATCTCAACAACCGAAGAGTTGTTCCACGTTGTCGATGTCGGAGAACCGAGTGAACGCGAGACGCGCTCAATCTATCGTGATGCGACGAACTGCGTTCATGTCATTACAAAGAGTTTTGAGTACTTTGACGCGGTTGAGCCAGCAGCCACCGACGCGCTTGAGCGTGGCTGTGAGATACGCGTGCTCTTTCTTGATCCAGAATTACTTGAGGAATCAAATCAAGCACATCAACAACGGATGCGTCAGCATCTCAATTCGTCATATCCAGCAATCGAGTATCGATTTAGTGCAAAGCGACTCCCATGGCGGGGGACGGTCGTCGATCCTAGCTTATCATATGACTCTGGAGCTGCTGTTTTGCTTGTTGAAGAAGAAGATATTCCATTGCACAATCGACAGGCGGCTATCACCGATAATGCGTCATTTGTCGCCGGATTAGAGCGATATTTTGATCTTATTTGGCAGTATGACACAGTGGATGACCACCCAAACCCATAG
- a CDS encoding type II toxin-antitoxin system HicB family antitoxin has protein sequence MSTDSSANHSDTPSAKITLTQNDDGWWTARDERRGLTTQGETRDDALDNLDDVIDAVENDRGDQPTDEELREAGIDPEDNTTGELPDILK, from the coding sequence ATGAGCACCGATTCGAGCGCGAACCACAGCGACACCCCGAGCGCGAAGATCACCCTCACGCAGAACGACGACGGCTGGTGGACCGCACGCGACGAGAGGCGCGGGCTGACGACGCAGGGCGAGACCCGTGACGACGCCCTCGACAATCTCGACGACGTCATCGACGCCGTGGAGAACGACCGTGGCGACCAGCCCACCGATGAGGAGCTCCGAGAGGCGGGCATCGACCCCGAGGACAACACTACCGGCGAGCTCCCGGACATTCTCAAGTAG
- a CDS encoding nucleotidyltransferase domain-containing protein, with the protein MEPNADQSQTRSALKDMICADPDIVFAVVFESQLSGTATRSSDLDIAVKFTADYSERNRFKKRCVLFGELQHEEFPSIDVSDIESLPLDVAHDVVNGKLLCGDEDAFEEFKTDTEAEFDEQRETLRRHQRAIIDRIAEDGLRG; encoded by the coding sequence ATGGAACCGAATGCTGATCAGTCACAGACACGCTCCGCTCTCAAGGATATGATCTGTGCTGATCCGGACATCGTCTTTGCCGTTGTATTCGAATCACAGCTTTCGGGAACAGCAACGCGTTCATCAGATCTTGATATCGCTGTCAAGTTCACAGCAGACTATTCTGAACGGAACCGGTTCAAAAAGCGGTGTGTACTCTTTGGTGAGCTCCAACACGAGGAGTTCCCATCCATCGACGTGTCCGATATTGAATCGCTCCCACTGGACGTCGCACACGACGTGGTGAACGGCAAACTCCTTTGTGGTGATGAAGATGCGTTTGAAGAGTTCAAGACGGACACCGAAGCAGAATTTGATGAGCAGCGCGAAACGCTTCGCCGTCACCAGCGGGCGATCATCGATCGGATCGCGGAGGACGGATTGCGTGGTTGA
- a CDS encoding winged helix-turn-helix transcriptional regulator encodes MSETKRDERGRYTPEHTEEEVLDAVQAHEPAGTSEVAEELGIKRPSADYRLRQLEEDEKVTKDMIGNSLAWSVTEEA; translated from the coding sequence ATGAGTGAGACTAAACGAGACGAGCGAGGCCGGTATACCCCGGAACACACCGAGGAAGAGGTACTCGATGCTGTTCAAGCGCACGAACCGGCGGGCACGAGCGAAGTGGCTGAGGAACTCGGGATCAAGCGCCCGAGCGCTGACTACCGGCTTCGCCAGCTCGAAGAAGACGAGAAGGTAACGAAGGACATGATCGGGAACTCCCTCGCTTGGAGCGTCACGGAGGAAGCATGA
- the mntA gene encoding type VII toxin-antitoxin system MntA family adenylyltransferase antitoxin: MDVAAIRRYLAATDVRFAVLFGSRVRGETHDSSDVDVTLRFSEELSPKERFRRRNRIDADLQEYADDFVDVSDIQDLPLPIARAALQEGVRLVGDEREIAAYREQIDAEYDRTAADRERNRREFIDRLARGDI; encoded by the coding sequence GTGGACGTGGCGGCGATCCGTCGATATCTCGCGGCTACAGATGTCCGCTTCGCGGTCCTGTTCGGCTCTCGAGTCCGGGGTGAGACACACGACTCGTCCGACGTCGATGTCACCCTTCGATTCTCTGAGGAGCTATCCCCGAAAGAACGCTTCCGTCGCCGGAACCGTATCGATGCGGATCTCCAAGAGTATGCGGACGACTTCGTCGACGTGAGCGACATCCAAGACCTTCCCCTTCCGATCGCACGCGCAGCCCTTCAAGAAGGAGTTCGGCTGGTCGGTGACGAACGAGAGATCGCCGCCTACCGTGAGCAGATAGACGCCGAGTACGATCGAACTGCTGCCGATCGGGAACGGAACCGGCGCGAGTTCATCGATCGGCTTGCCAGAGGAGACATCTAG
- a CDS encoding NAD-dependent epimerase/dehydratase family protein — protein MTTEQSNSLHVAITGAAGYIGSRVVRLLQEAHPEWTLTAIDNFYLGDVREVGETDVVHVDIRNRSALEDALTGSDIVLHLAAVSGVDDCETNADLAYEVNVTGTTNVAWLCRKTGAALAFPFSMAVLGDPESFPISVDDGRDPMNWYGRTKLIGERLVEEFAADTFPAHLFLKSNLYGEHTINGQRVSKGTVINFFVNRVFDEKPLTVYEPGTQSRNYIHVDDVARAYVRSAERLQEQLNRDETGIEKYEIASKEDPGIMTVAETVRQSAQEEIDTDVDVTLVENPRSGETLVDRFEVDISKAREQLNWEPQHTVESSIRRLLQTKNTE, from the coding sequence ATGACAACAGAACAAAGTAACTCACTGCACGTCGCAATAACCGGTGCAGCAGGATACATCGGAAGTCGGGTAGTTAGATTACTTCAAGAGGCACACCCGGAGTGGACGCTCACCGCCATCGATAATTTCTATCTTGGTGACGTACGCGAGGTCGGTGAGACGGACGTCGTACATGTCGATATTCGAAATCGGTCTGCACTGGAGGATGCGCTCACCGGGTCGGATATCGTGTTACATCTCGCAGCAGTGAGCGGCGTCGATGACTGTGAGACGAACGCTGACCTTGCGTACGAGGTGAATGTTACCGGCACGACGAACGTGGCGTGGCTCTGTCGAAAAACCGGCGCAGCGCTTGCATTCCCATTCAGTATGGCTGTGCTTGGTGACCCAGAATCATTCCCAATCAGTGTTGATGACGGTCGTGATCCAATGAACTGGTATGGACGAACAAAACTCATTGGCGAGCGTCTTGTCGAGGAGTTTGCAGCGGATACCTTCCCAGCACATCTATTTCTCAAATCGAATCTATATGGGGAGCATACAATCAATGGACAACGCGTCTCAAAAGGAACGGTCATCAATTTCTTCGTTAACAGAGTATTCGACGAGAAGCCATTGACAGTGTACGAGCCAGGAACACAATCACGGAACTACATTCATGTTGATGATGTTGCCCGGGCATATGTTCGAAGTGCTGAGCGATTACAGGAACAACTCAACCGGGATGAAACAGGCATCGAAAAGTACGAAATCGCCTCAAAGGAAGACCCAGGAATCATGACGGTCGCCGAGACGGTTCGACAAAGCGCGCAAGAAGAAATTGACACAGACGTAGACGTCACTCTTGTTGAAAACCCACGAAGTGGTGAGACACTCGTTGATCGGTTTGAGGTCGATATCTCAAAAGCACGTGAGCAACTCAACTGGGAGCCACAACATACAGTCGAGTCATCAATCAGGCGATTGCTGCAGACGAAAAACACCGAGTGA
- a CDS encoding NAD-dependent epimerase/dehydratase family protein, whose amino-acid sequence MTTNSASAGHVLVTGGCGYIGSALIPQLLENDSVSHVTVFDSFASSSPQNLFATGLGSTDKLSFIRGDIQQYGDVENAVRGAETIIHLAAITGAASTHDRREETFAINYDGTENVLRAAGKFGVKNVVFASSCNVYGRAAETEITEHTDPDPLNPYAESKLKAESLLRDAVDTYNFDGTALRMSTNYGYAPGVRFNLVVNHFVFRALTDRPLTVYGDGSNWRPFIHVHDAARAYAHAACNPQQWSQFCYNVGASTQNFQIETIAQAVREELDQTLEITYLRDEHPGPSYHVNFDRLGETKYQPKYTLREGITELATQFTEMESRTITAEQRL is encoded by the coding sequence GTGACCACGAACAGCGCAAGCGCAGGGCATGTGCTCGTCACGGGAGGATGCGGGTATATCGGAAGCGCGCTGATTCCACAGTTGCTTGAAAATGACTCTGTGAGCCATGTCACTGTATTCGATAGTTTTGCTTCGAGTTCCCCACAGAATCTTTTTGCAACAGGGCTGGGATCGACTGATAAATTATCATTCATCCGTGGAGATATCCAACAGTATGGCGATGTTGAAAACGCAGTTCGTGGTGCTGAAACAATCATTCATCTCGCAGCGATAACTGGAGCGGCAAGCACACATGATCGTCGTGAGGAAACGTTCGCAATCAATTATGACGGCACAGAAAACGTGCTTCGTGCAGCAGGAAAGTTTGGTGTCAAAAATGTCGTGTTTGCCTCATCGTGTAACGTGTACGGGCGCGCTGCCGAGACAGAAATTACTGAACACACTGACCCAGACCCGCTCAATCCATATGCTGAATCAAAACTCAAAGCGGAGTCCCTTCTACGGGATGCAGTCGATACGTACAATTTCGACGGGACTGCATTACGGATGAGTACGAATTACGGTTATGCACCAGGCGTTCGATTCAATCTTGTTGTGAATCACTTCGTGTTCCGTGCGCTGACGGACCGTCCGTTGACTGTGTATGGCGATGGAAGCAACTGGCGACCATTCATCCATGTGCATGATGCAGCACGGGCGTACGCACATGCTGCATGTAATCCACAGCAATGGTCACAATTTTGCTATAACGTTGGAGCGAGCACGCAAAACTTCCAGATTGAGACAATTGCGCAAGCCGTCCGCGAGGAACTTGATCAAACACTCGAAATAACATATCTCCGGGATGAACATCCTGGACCGTCGTATCACGTGAATTTTGACCGACTCGGTGAAACAAAATACCAACCAAAATATACTCTTCGAGAGGGTATTACAGAACTTGCAACGCAGTTTACAGAGATGGAATCACGGACAATCACAGCGGAGCAGAGATTATGA
- a CDS encoding antitoxin VapB family protein, with protein MSKNIAISDDVYRRLKREKGDRSFSEVIADKLDSGGEISDVTGQGIFNDETPDKVANEIERLSEGTMDRVTDEDL; from the coding sequence ATGAGCAAGAACATCGCGATCAGCGACGACGTGTACCGCCGACTGAAACGCGAGAAAGGAGACCGGAGTTTCAGCGAGGTGATCGCCGACAAACTCGACAGTGGCGGTGAGATCTCGGACGTCACCGGACAAGGCATCTTCAACGACGAAACGCCTGACAAGGTCGCCAACGAGATCGAGCGGTTGAGCGAGGGAACGATGGATCGAGTCACCGATGAAGATCTGTGA